A part of Paenibacillus sp. IHBB 10380 genomic DNA contains:
- a CDS encoding glutathione peroxidase yields MSVYNFKATTPANQEVSLDQYTGKVLIIANTASQCGLTPQYGELEKLYEKYKDQGLEVLGFPCNQFGAQEPGTSEEAESFCKVNYGVTFPVFSKVEVNGEGADPLFKYLREQQPGVGEDSSIAWNFTKFVVNRDGEVTKRFEPKEAPESMTSLIENLL; encoded by the coding sequence ATGTCAGTATATAATTTCAAAGCAACGACACCGGCTAACCAAGAGGTTTCATTGGATCAGTACACAGGTAAAGTGTTGATTATCGCCAACACAGCTAGCCAATGTGGGTTAACACCACAGTATGGAGAACTCGAGAAGCTATATGAGAAATATAAGGATCAAGGATTAGAAGTTCTCGGCTTTCCTTGTAACCAATTTGGTGCGCAAGAACCGGGTACAAGTGAAGAAGCTGAATCTTTTTGCAAGGTGAACTACGGTGTAACCTTCCCTGTCTTTAGTAAAGTTGAAGTGAATGGTGAAGGCGCAGATCCATTATTCAAATATTTGAGAGAACAACAGCCTGGAGTAGGTGAAGACAGCTCTATTGCATGGAATTTCACTAAATTTGTAGTGAACCGTGACGGTGAAGTAACGAAACGTTTTGAACCGAAAGAAGCTCCAGAATCCATGACTAGTCTTATTGAGAATCTGCTGTAA
- a CDS encoding DUF3243 domain-containing protein: MSEHNHVVNKNGELDMNKVDDTLDRISDSRKDGILSDFEVFQSYLSKRIHLAESIGLNEEQLARTAEKIAGYLSENETPRNREEKLLQELWKVGTEEERHKLSHMLVKLAQTSE, translated from the coding sequence ATGTCAGAACATAATCATGTAGTAAATAAAAATGGCGAGTTGGATATGAACAAAGTGGATGATACATTGGACAGAATCAGTGATAGCCGTAAGGACGGTATTTTATCTGACTTTGAAGTGTTTCAGAGCTATTTGAGCAAAAGAATTCATTTAGCCGAGTCCATCGGGCTGAATGAGGAGCAATTGGCACGTACTGCAGAGAAGATTGCTGGATATTTATCTGAGAATGAAACACCGCGTAACCGTGAAGAGAAGCTTTTACAGGAGCTATGGAAAGTAGGAACGGAAGAGGAACGACATAAACTATCCCATATGCTAGTAAAGCTTGCTCAAACATCGGAATAA
- a CDS encoding sensor histidine kinase produces the protein MDNIFLEELFYLVTLPFLSVIIHYFFSHCFVCRVEKKLNLVLLYFLYFACSIALHFSPLPGTVLLTLNIGLIVLLSFLYRGNLKWRVCAALFIVALIILSDVAMSTAYSTKGYIINLFLSKLLMLILVLISVRIAKTYGNGSLSGWYWFFLFFCPLISIMGVTHLSSNLFFRTYPDLFPIICVGLLIINFLIFVLSDRVLCVQSAQNKSQLLEQQNAYYVNQYLLTKEMQEESFRLQHDFKNILLGLRAKLHSGEEETTKNELNKLLGKIENPAGVCHSGNIIIDSIINYKQQVAEKYTILFYLDLNIPPRLELDTTVISVILGNALDNAIEACKEKTNVERYIKIHMHYLNDSLFLRIQNPFVNKIHTNLYGEIRSTKSDKQSHGLGLKNIKKIVDECDGLLDISYSNSLFQIEIVLFKIQSQKSVLDPLAQQTVTIASN, from the coding sequence TTGGATAATATATTCCTAGAAGAACTGTTTTATCTAGTAACACTCCCATTTCTATCGGTTATCATTCATTATTTTTTCAGCCATTGTTTCGTTTGCCGTGTTGAGAAGAAATTAAATCTTGTATTACTCTATTTCCTATATTTTGCGTGCAGCATTGCTCTACACTTTAGTCCGCTACCTGGCACAGTTCTGCTCACTCTGAATATAGGATTAATTGTACTGCTATCTTTTCTCTATAGGGGAAATCTTAAATGGAGGGTATGTGCCGCTCTTTTTATCGTAGCTCTTATCATTCTTAGCGATGTAGCTATGTCGACAGCTTATTCGACAAAGGGATATATTATTAACCTCTTTCTGTCAAAACTTCTGATGTTAATATTGGTGTTAATATCAGTACGGATAGCTAAAACATATGGCAATGGTAGTTTATCAGGGTGGTATTGGTTTTTCTTATTTTTCTGTCCATTGATAAGCATTATGGGTGTAACCCATTTATCCTCTAACTTATTCTTTCGGACTTATCCTGATTTATTTCCAATTATTTGCGTGGGTCTGCTTATTATAAACTTCTTAATTTTTGTTTTAAGCGATCGTGTCTTGTGTGTACAATCTGCGCAGAACAAAAGTCAGCTGCTGGAACAACAAAATGCTTACTATGTAAATCAATATCTTTTGACAAAAGAAATGCAGGAAGAATCCTTTAGGCTTCAACATGACTTTAAAAATATCCTTCTGGGATTGCGCGCAAAACTACATTCTGGAGAAGAAGAAACAACCAAAAATGAATTGAATAAATTACTTGGAAAAATTGAAAATCCAGCAGGAGTCTGTCATAGTGGAAATATTATTATTGATTCGATTATCAATTACAAACAACAGGTCGCCGAGAAGTATACAATCCTCTTCTATTTAGATTTAAACATTCCCCCGCGACTGGAACTTGATACAACAGTGATCAGCGTTATTCTGGGAAATGCATTGGATAATGCTATCGAAGCATGCAAAGAAAAAACGAATGTAGAGCGCTATATAAAAATACATATGCATTATCTTAATGATAGCTTGTTCCTGAGGATTCAAAATCCATTTGTAAATAAAATTCATACAAATCTTTATGGAGAAATCCGTTCTACGAAGTCTGATAAACAATCACATGGCTTAGGATTAAAAAATATCAAAAAAATAGTAGACGAATGTGATGGGTTGTTGGACATTTCTTATAGCAATAGTCTATTTCAGATCGAAATTGTTCTTTTTAAGATTCAATCCCAAAAATCAGTGCTTGACCCTTTAGCCCAGCAAACGGTGACGATTGCATCCAATTAA
- a CDS encoding ABC transporter permease — MINFLKGEAYYLKKDSMFRGICFMFLFASILLLVWIGTQVGFDISSPAQPLTMATPLSLFLYFIIPIHACFFATEGFEYGSVKNIIASGQSRSSYIIGKYLTEIKVIIWWVFQFFGIFYALYMAATLTTGSHIGNNNLSGDLITVFSALGFNILYLAAYSAIVMMVGMLVRKTASAVVITFLIIFGDFMLFGYLKDSSYAFLRMVSDNTLMTQIMKFSGMYVANSQHILLAGINDYIRVTLIPIIIVAICLIVTLVSFEKRDIHT, encoded by the coding sequence ATGATAAATTTCCTAAAAGGTGAAGCTTACTATTTGAAAAAGGATTCAATGTTTAGAGGGATCTGTTTCATGTTTTTGTTTGCAAGCATCTTGCTACTTGTCTGGATAGGAACGCAGGTTGGGTTTGATATAAGTAGCCCTGCGCAACCGCTAACCATGGCAACACCCTTGTCCCTTTTCCTGTATTTTATCATTCCTATACACGCCTGTTTTTTCGCAACAGAGGGATTTGAATATGGGTCCGTAAAAAATATCATCGCTTCGGGTCAGAGCAGGTCATCGTATATTATTGGGAAATATCTTACGGAAATAAAAGTAATCATTTGGTGGGTATTCCAATTTTTCGGAATTTTCTATGCGTTGTATATGGCAGCAACTCTTACTACAGGTTCTCACATCGGAAATAACAACCTAAGCGGAGATTTGATAACCGTTTTCAGCGCATTGGGCTTTAACATTTTGTACTTGGCTGCTTACTCTGCGATCGTAATGATGGTAGGGATGCTCGTAAGGAAAACTGCTTCAGCGGTAGTAATCACTTTTCTCATAATATTCGGTGATTTTATGCTCTTTGGTTATCTTAAAGACTCTTCTTATGCATTTTTACGAATGGTTTCTGACAATACACTAATGACTCAGATCATGAAATTTTCCGGGATGTATGTTGCAAATTCACAGCACATATTGCTAGCAGGTATAAATGACTATATTCGTGTGACGCTTATTCCTATTATCATCGTAGCGATCTGTTTGATAGTTACTTTAGTTTCTTTTGAAAAGAGAGATATTCATACTTAA
- a CDS encoding saccharopine dehydrogenase family protein: MKQDIVVIGGYGHVGAQICRILGDKYPGDVYAAGRSLERAEQLCSATGGKVKPLRMALGEPVNKHLLQRVKLVVMCLDQQDTSFVKACLESGTHYVDVSANGPFFKQLEALDRSGAGQKATAVLSVGLAPGLTNLLAGQAKLAMDQTESMDISVMLGLGDSHGKAAIEWTVDSLSASFNIVEKDLSVPVNSFTDGKETDFGGRLGRHTAYRFPFSDQFTLPRTLGIPSVSTRLCFDSHLATVSIAVLQKMGLMTLLRGERGRNIAVKSFGKLRFGSERFAVKVDAYGYKDGSHMIGEYCIQGTNESKITAKTAAAVAEAVYSATELPTGVFHLEQLFGMTMDKEHVWLTLTGEGDDSPYYEIDDVECWSRQDRI; encoded by the coding sequence ATGAAACAAGATATCGTTGTGATCGGAGGATACGGTCATGTTGGCGCGCAAATATGCAGAATATTAGGTGATAAATACCCAGGAGACGTATACGCAGCGGGAAGGAGCCTGGAGCGAGCGGAGCAACTCTGCAGCGCTACTGGAGGGAAGGTGAAGCCACTACGTATGGCACTTGGAGAGCCCGTTAATAAGCATCTGTTGCAGCGGGTTAAACTTGTTGTGATGTGTCTAGATCAGCAAGATACGTCATTTGTAAAAGCTTGCCTAGAGAGCGGAACTCATTATGTGGATGTCTCCGCGAACGGTCCCTTCTTCAAGCAATTGGAAGCGTTGGACAGATCGGGAGCAGGACAAAAGGCTACAGCTGTTCTAAGTGTAGGTCTTGCGCCTGGTCTGACAAATCTGTTGGCCGGTCAGGCGAAGCTGGCGATGGATCAAACGGAGAGCATGGATATATCGGTTATGCTTGGTCTTGGCGACAGCCATGGCAAGGCAGCGATCGAGTGGACCGTAGACAGCCTGAGCGCATCCTTTAATATCGTGGAAAAAGATCTGAGTGTTCCCGTCAACAGCTTTACAGACGGTAAGGAGACGGATTTTGGAGGCCGTTTAGGCCGACATACAGCATATCGGTTTCCTTTTTCCGATCAATTCACTCTTCCCCGCACACTTGGCATTCCTTCCGTCTCGACCCGCTTATGTTTCGATTCTCATTTAGCTACGGTTTCAATAGCTGTACTGCAAAAAATGGGCTTGATGACCTTGCTGCGGGGAGAGCGTGGTCGTAATATAGCAGTGAAATCTTTTGGCAAGCTTCGCTTTGGCTCAGAACGGTTTGCTGTGAAGGTAGATGCATATGGGTACAAAGATGGGAGTCACATGATAGGTGAATATTGTATACAGGGAACTAATGAATCGAAAATAACGGCAAAGACCGCTGCTGCTGTTGCCGAGGCGGTATACAGCGCTACTGAACTGCCGACAGGAGTGTTTCATTTGGAGCAGCTGTTCGGGATGACTATGGACAAGGAGCACGTATGGTTGACTCTGACAGGTGAAGGAGACGATAGTCCATATTATGAGATCGACGATGTTGAGTGCTGGTCACGTCAAGATCGCATTTGA
- a CDS encoding ABC transporter ATP-binding protein has product MLNTTIFEAKGLTKQYGSSFALQDINMTIQPGDIYGFIGENGAGKTTLMKIIGGLVHPTSGKISLLGKGEKNKLNCARRQVGFLIEMPALYPNLNAEENLTFYCRIYGIEDKNRIADVLQAVSLSDVGKKNTSDYSLGMRQRLGLAIALLNNPKFLVLDEPINGLDPSGIVEVRKILENLANERGVSILISSHILSELQLLATKFGFIHKGRLIKEISADELLESAETRICIRTPDSAATVQILKNELNMELIHITEAGEIQIPKESTNLEKLMTVLLKQGIEIEGINLSTPNLENYYMDLIGGGATNDKFPKR; this is encoded by the coding sequence ATGTTGAATACAACTATTTTCGAAGCAAAGGGATTAACAAAACAATACGGATCATCGTTTGCACTCCAGGACATCAATATGACTATCCAGCCTGGCGATATATATGGTTTTATCGGAGAAAATGGGGCCGGGAAGACCACCCTCATGAAAATCATTGGCGGCTTGGTCCATCCGACATCAGGTAAAATATCCCTTTTGGGGAAAGGTGAAAAAAATAAGCTCAATTGCGCCAGACGACAGGTTGGGTTTCTAATTGAAATGCCGGCCCTTTATCCGAATTTGAATGCAGAAGAAAATCTGACATTCTATTGTCGTATTTATGGCATTGAGGATAAAAACAGGATTGCAGATGTATTGCAGGCAGTGTCTTTGTCAGACGTTGGGAAAAAGAATACATCGGATTATTCTCTTGGAATGCGGCAGCGCCTTGGACTTGCTATCGCTCTTCTTAACAACCCGAAATTTTTGGTTTTGGACGAACCTATCAATGGCCTTGATCCTTCAGGAATTGTGGAAGTGCGAAAGATTCTGGAGAATCTAGCAAATGAAAGGGGAGTGTCCATTTTAATATCCAGTCATATTTTAAGTGAGTTGCAGTTACTGGCTACAAAGTTCGGGTTTATTCACAAAGGACGGTTAATCAAGGAGATTTCAGCCGATGAACTTTTGGAATCAGCTGAAACACGGATATGCATTCGAACGCCAGATTCGGCTGCAACTGTCCAAATATTAAAAAATGAACTTAATATGGAGTTAATTCACATTACTGAAGCCGGTGAAATTCAAATCCCTAAAGAAAGTACGAATCTGGAAAAGCTGATGACTGTTCTTCTAAAGCAAGGAATCGAAATTGAAGGGATCAACCTATCTACTCCAAATCTTGAGAACTACTACATGGATTTAATAGGGGGGGGAGCAACTAATGATAAATTTCCTAAAAGGTGA
- a CDS encoding class I SAM-dependent methyltransferase produces the protein MSDLNSFIHRNWDHPDVNKYEETIALKIPGYHLLYDMLDHLLTAQWGEQLSAHMLVVGAGGGQEIVTLGGKHKSWKFTGVDPSERMLDIASRRIEFAGLKDQVSLIHGELHELALDKLYDAGTCLLVHHFIEGLEQKKQLLQDIANRLHDGAPLFIAAINGDVTKESWSLQMNAWRSHMLDNGIPTEEWERFESSIGVASHPIPAVELEALLRDAGFSNVTRYFGSYLIDGWFAIKNGSVTS, from the coding sequence ATGAGCGATTTAAATTCTTTTATCCATAGAAACTGGGATCATCCCGATGTTAATAAATACGAGGAAACCATTGCTTTAAAAATACCCGGATACCATCTGCTATACGATATGCTTGACCATCTGTTGACGGCACAGTGGGGAGAGCAGTTGTCTGCCCATATGCTTGTGGTTGGGGCCGGCGGGGGACAAGAGATCGTTACGCTTGGCGGAAAGCACAAGTCTTGGAAATTTACTGGGGTTGATCCTTCAGAACGTATGCTGGATATCGCTTCGCGGCGTATTGAATTCGCAGGGCTTAAAGATCAAGTATCGCTTATTCATGGCGAGCTGCATGAGCTAGCACTGGATAAGCTTTATGATGCTGGAACCTGCCTGCTGGTGCATCATTTTATTGAAGGTCTAGAACAGAAAAAGCAGCTACTACAAGATATCGCCAATCGTCTTCATGATGGTGCCCCCCTATTTATTGCGGCAATCAATGGGGATGTGACGAAAGAATCGTGGTCATTACAGATGAATGCATGGAGAAGCCATATGCTGGATAATGGTATACCTACAGAGGAGTGGGAACGGTTTGAAAGCTCCATTGGTGTAGCATCTCATCCCATCCCTGCTGTAGAGCTGGAAGCTCTTTTGCGGGATGCAGGTTTCTCTAACGTTACACGATATTTCGGGTCTTATCTGATAGACGGATGGTTTGCGATTAAGAACGGGAGTGTGACAAGCTAA
- a CDS encoding LytR/AlgR family response regulator transcription factor, with amino-acid sequence MIHIAVCDDDLPTTDLVERLILGTQNNFSEKIDISIFYSGESFSKAIQRSCPFDIILMDIEMEGMDGIKAGYVLRANDENDIVQLIYISSHEEYHLQLFDVQPSGFIKKPIEPQIFKHKLISTIQKVIRKRQQGKKNFLPVHQKGKEVLTPFRDIVYLESNIRRVFLYTKNEKIEYYSTLNEEEQKLPVSVFIRIHQSYIVNFYFIKEISYKKVVLVTGKELPISEKKSVSVRKNYLKFRGNLVG; translated from the coding sequence ATGATTCATATCGCTGTTTGTGATGATGACTTGCCAACAACCGATCTGGTTGAAAGGCTGATACTGGGAACTCAGAATAACTTTTCTGAAAAAATAGATATTTCCATTTTTTACTCAGGAGAAAGCTTCTCTAAAGCCATTCAGAGAAGTTGCCCATTTGATATTATTCTTATGGACATTGAAATGGAAGGCATGGATGGAATTAAAGCAGGGTATGTACTAAGGGCAAATGATGAGAATGACATTGTGCAACTTATCTATATTTCCAGTCATGAAGAATACCATCTACAACTTTTCGATGTTCAGCCATCAGGGTTTATTAAAAAGCCCATTGAGCCGCAAATATTTAAACATAAATTAATTTCTACCATTCAAAAAGTAATTCGCAAGCGACAGCAAGGCAAAAAGAACTTCCTGCCGGTACATCAAAAGGGAAAAGAAGTTCTAACTCCCTTCCGGGATATCGTGTATTTGGAGAGTAATATAAGAAGAGTTTTTCTTTACACAAAAAATGAAAAAATCGAATACTACAGTACATTAAACGAGGAAGAGCAAAAACTTCCCGTCAGCGTCTTCATCAGAATACATCAGTCATATATAGTAAATTTTTACTTTATTAAAGAAATCAGTTATAAGAAAGTAGTTCTCGTAACTGGCAAAGAACTACCAATCAGTGAAAAGAAAAGCGTCTCCGTCAGGAAAAATTATTTAAAATTCAGGGGGAATCTTGTTGGATAA
- a CDS encoding formate--tetrahydrofolate ligase: protein MKPIVEVAQSFDIAEEHLELYGKFKCKLNPSLWEEIKDRPDGKLVLVTAMNPTPTGEGKTLTTIGLAQALNAIGEPTIAALREPSLGPCFGMKGGATGSGKAQIVPSDDINLHFTGDIHAITSAHNLLSAMIDNHIFQGNALRLNSERIVWKRVMDMNDRSLRRIVAGLGDGNGVTRETGFMITTASEVMAVLCLSENLTDLRNRLGKMLIGYNEEGEAVIASQLGAVEAMVVLLKEAIKPNLVQTLEGTPVVVHGGPFANIAHGCSSVIGTKLSLKMASIVVTEAGFGADLGAEKFFDIKCRQAHLTPAATVLVVTVKALKYNGGVLKQDLDMVDDEALKLGLSNMERHIENLSKFGVPVMVAINQYAEDTSREIELVKERCQQLEARVEVSNVWAEGSEGGRRLAESLVELLNDQITGFAPLYDEEMDISLKIEKVVREIYRGEGVSYSAAAKRGLAEINRLGYGNLPVCMAKTPYSFSDQPRLLGAPEGFTIHVRDISLSAGAGFVVAHTGNIVTMPGLPKSPAAEHIALDEQGVINGLI from the coding sequence ATGAAACCTATTGTTGAAGTTGCTCAATCTTTCGATATTGCGGAGGAACATCTAGAGTTATACGGGAAATTTAAATGTAAATTGAATCCATCTCTTTGGGAAGAGATCAAGGATCGACCAGATGGTAAGCTAGTATTGGTAACGGCGATGAACCCTACACCTACCGGCGAGGGCAAGACGTTAACTACGATTGGACTTGCGCAGGCTTTGAATGCGATAGGTGAACCGACAATCGCAGCTCTCAGAGAGCCTTCACTAGGCCCGTGTTTCGGAATGAAGGGTGGCGCAACGGGAAGTGGCAAAGCGCAAATTGTTCCATCGGATGATATTAATCTTCATTTTACAGGAGACATCCATGCAATTACCTCAGCTCATAATTTACTATCAGCAATGATTGATAACCATATATTTCAAGGGAATGCACTGCGGCTGAATTCAGAGCGTATCGTATGGAAACGAGTTATGGATATGAATGACCGGAGTCTGCGGAGAATTGTGGCGGGTCTTGGAGATGGCAATGGCGTCACACGTGAGACAGGCTTCATGATCACGACGGCTTCTGAGGTTATGGCGGTGCTTTGTCTGAGTGAGAACTTGACGGACTTAAGGAATAGACTTGGTAAGATGTTGATTGGTTATAACGAAGAGGGAGAGGCTGTAATAGCGTCTCAGTTAGGGGCGGTGGAAGCCATGGTTGTCCTTCTTAAGGAAGCCATTAAGCCCAATCTCGTACAGACACTAGAAGGAACTCCAGTCGTGGTGCATGGCGGACCGTTTGCTAATATTGCGCACGGTTGTAGTAGTGTGATTGGAACTAAACTTTCTCTGAAAATGGCTAGCATTGTCGTGACAGAAGCGGGTTTTGGTGCAGATTTAGGCGCGGAGAAATTTTTCGATATCAAATGTCGCCAAGCTCATTTAACTCCTGCGGCTACTGTACTTGTTGTAACCGTAAAGGCGCTAAAATATAACGGTGGAGTTCTGAAGCAAGATCTAGATATGGTCGACGATGAAGCACTTAAGTTAGGGTTATCCAATATGGAGAGACATATTGAGAACCTGAGTAAATTCGGGGTTCCTGTGATGGTTGCTATTAATCAATATGCAGAAGATACCTCTAGAGAAATAGAGCTAGTGAAGGAGCGTTGTCAACAGCTTGAGGCTCGAGTAGAAGTCTCGAATGTATGGGCAGAAGGTAGTGAAGGTGGACGGAGGCTTGCAGAGAGTTTAGTTGAGCTTCTAAATGACCAGATAACGGGCTTTGCACCGCTTTATGATGAAGAAATGGATATTTCTTTGAAGATTGAGAAGGTGGTTAGGGAGATTTATCGTGGAGAAGGCGTGTCTTACTCCGCAGCTGCTAAGCGAGGACTTGCAGAGATTAATCGACTTGGATATGGGAACTTACCCGTATGTATGGCAAAGACGCCATATTCGTTCTCGGATCAGCCGCGTTTGCTGGGTGCACCGGAAGGCTTTACGATTCATGTTAGGGACATCTCGTTATCGGCTGGAGCAGGATTTGTAGTTGCACATACAGGGAATATCGTGACGATGCCGGGTCTTCCTAAGTCTCCTGCTGCAGAGCATATTGCGTTGGATGAACAGGGTGTCATTAACGGGTTAATCTGA
- a CDS encoding LuxR C-terminal-related transcriptional regulator, which yields MNEGMKAMKHLMGTLQETPMSSQQYKETVITKLREAIPFDAACCTTVDPNTLLSTGAITEQGVEDIHSQIFEYEYLHEDFNQYEQLAHAVVPVASLSGATEGQLERSERYRAVLQPAGFGDELRVALMSEGACWGYLTLFRFLDSPFFQEEECTIVATIAPFIASTLRTFTLSLPAEDMQGLQEEGNGIMVLSDQLIPLTFNAVAKHWLTMLRGLEQLDSEALPRPVRAVCSRALAEGNDTIGKPSKAKICLRIKDGNYLSIVASRLEGPTGLTQLAVSFEPAKSSDILPLIAEAYALSVREKEIVEHISKGLSTKELAQVLHISAYTVQDHLKSIFFKTGVTSRRELIWKLFSRYSLDRNG from the coding sequence ATGAACGAGGGAATGAAGGCTATGAAACATCTGATGGGCACATTACAGGAGACTCCAATGTCCTCCCAGCAATATAAAGAAACCGTTATAACAAAATTAAGAGAAGCGATACCCTTTGATGCGGCCTGTTGCACGACGGTAGATCCGAATACACTACTATCAACCGGAGCCATAACAGAACAAGGCGTTGAAGATATTCACTCTCAAATTTTTGAATATGAGTATTTACATGAGGATTTTAATCAATATGAGCAACTGGCACACGCGGTAGTTCCTGTGGCTTCATTGAGTGGAGCGACCGAGGGACAACTAGAGCGAAGCGAACGATACCGGGCAGTGCTTCAGCCTGCGGGTTTCGGAGATGAACTGAGGGTGGCACTCATGAGCGAAGGGGCATGCTGGGGATATTTGACCTTATTCCGCTTCCTCGATTCTCCTTTTTTCCAAGAGGAGGAATGCACCATTGTAGCAACCATCGCACCATTCATCGCCAGTACATTGCGAACCTTCACCTTAAGCCTGCCGGCAGAGGATATGCAAGGATTACAAGAAGAGGGAAATGGCATTATGGTGCTGTCTGATCAGCTTATTCCTTTGACCTTCAATGCTGTGGCGAAGCATTGGCTGACCATGCTGCGAGGATTGGAACAGCTCGATAGTGAGGCGCTACCCAGACCGGTTAGAGCGGTATGTTCGCGCGCGTTAGCTGAAGGAAACGATACGATTGGAAAACCGTCCAAGGCCAAAATATGTCTGCGCATAAAGGACGGAAATTACTTATCCATTGTAGCCAGCAGACTTGAAGGACCCACCGGCCTCACTCAATTAGCGGTTTCTTTCGAGCCTGCTAAGTCTTCCGACATTCTCCCTCTAATAGCCGAGGCCTATGCCTTGTCAGTGCGTGAGAAAGAAATCGTAGAACACATATCCAAAGGACTATCTACTAAGGAATTAGCTCAAGTCCTGCATATTTCTGCCTATACGGTACAAGATCATCTGAAATCCATTTTCTTCAAAACAGGTGTCACTAGCCGAAGAGAGCTCATTTGGAAATTGTTCTCTCGATACAGTCTTGACCGAAATGGATAA